The following proteins come from a genomic window of Macadamia integrifolia cultivar HAES 741 chromosome 14, SCU_Mint_v3, whole genome shotgun sequence:
- the LOC122061190 gene encoding uncharacterized protein LOC122061190, whose translation MFKCYSGRKFSCFLRLVTRNLEVPMSWEIPSTAKLMELQNPKPLQYLSSHFASLHLRKEPNASTPAYRASDCKTNDLAETTKMKRRKSHTGMLKHGIRVGGSKFLLISRLLRTYKLKKNL comes from the exons ATGTTTAAATGTTATTCTGGACGaaaattttcatgttttctaCGTCTGGTCACTAGGAATTTGGAAGTTCCAATGAGTTGGGAGATCCCAAGTACTGCAAAGTTGATGGAACTGCAGAATCCCAAACCTCTGCAGTATTTATCAAGTCATTTTGCTTCACTCCACCTGCGGAAGGAACCAAATGCATCAACACCAGCATATAG AGCTAGCGACTGCAAAACCAACGATTTGGCTGAAACTACAAAGATGAAGCGGAGGAAGAGCCATACAGGGATGCTGAAACATG GGATAAGAGTCGGTGGCTCAAAATTCCTACTTATTTCAAGGCTATTGCGTACATATAAGTTAAAGAAGAATCTATGA